In the genome of Kluyveromyces marxianus DMKU3-1042 DNA, complete genome, chromosome 1, one region contains:
- the PRM1 gene encoding pheromone-regulated protein PRM1: protein MNHIYLHLNERLSQIWCNQYTVIILIMMIKIILFTRMLSNGFDNIKDYTLSNCESIDYYYSKFVDSTPHYMGKMGNYLIEKSMQETVSLSLKLISLLVTVSENVIDFMIDLWLGTWVCLGVSAIDASVDVATNTTESILNLVNGTVKSVANDLDDGLDGLSKIINKILSAVNDIKNFFTGNDNESDVDKQFKHVNLTVNRLRTLSIPNSINEKLEKLAGETPDFDTVKNKTKKAVAIPFNYVRKEIKTINSSKLVGNPQYLTVPPIDTNGTKICSANKPKIEEFFNALSDLFSACMIAILIIFLCAAVGFVVYTAWSEWRQWRRLEIFRDEFHHQNIMLRNPFDDNADEKALERVDILETYQMVFHRYQSGFGRWISRRMSSNVQRQRRIQWLVTYATTPTALTLLAMGLCGVLMCCIQYIIIAIVSNKLHGKDSTNALKEVSSSLNGTMNQGMTTWSNSANLYINDTESHINTQAFGWIQNTTATLNGTVTDLLDDIDSVIAKAFNGTILYKPMDSVMKCVIGNKLETISKALDWVHDTAHVTLPRVNNTQIYDAINNEMANGTTTNATVSTPNSKSNSNSNSMLDDLHANLVNSATKLLAQYKKSVTIELIVSLVFLALYAVQIPIAAVILALQARKRALE from the coding sequence ATGAATCATATCTATCTCCATCTTAATGAACGTCTATCACAGATATGGTGTAACCAGTACACCGTGATAATtttgattatgatgatcaaaattattttatttacaCGGATGTTGTCTAATGGATTTGATAATATCAAGGACTACACTCTCAGTAACTGTGAAAGCATCGATTACTATTATTCAAAATTCGTAGATTCAACTCCACATTACATGGGGAAAATGGGGAATTATCTCATCGAGAAAAGTATGCAAGAAACAGTTTCGTTATCGTTAAAATTAATATCGCTACTTGTTACCGTATCCGAAAATGTCATTGACTTTATGATCGATTTATGGCTTGGCACCTGGGTATGCCTGGGAGTGAGTGCTATTGATGCGTCAGTGGACGTTGCAACAAATACTACAGAGTCTATTCTGAATTTGGTCAATGGAACAGTGAAATCCGTGGCCAATGATTTGGATGATGGATTGGACGGACTATCTAAAatcatcaacaaaataCTTTCAGCTGTCAACGACATTAAAAACTTTTTTACAGGCAATGATAACGAATCTGACGTTGATAAACAATTCAAACATGTCAATCTCACGGTAAACCGGCTAAGAACCCTCTCAATCCCAAATTCAATCAATGAAAAATTAGAGAAGCTTGCTGGAGAAACCCCGGACTTTGACACAgtaaagaacaaaacaaagaaagctGTTGCTATTCCTTTCAACTATGTCAGAAAAGAGATCAAAACGATCAATTCAAGCAAATTAGTCGGAAATCCACAGTACCTAACAGTGCCCCCGATTGACACAAATGGAACCAAGATATGTTCAGCGAATAAGCCTAAAATCGAGGAATTTTTCAACGCACTCAGTGATCTATTCAGTGCCTGCATGATTGCCATACTAATAATCTTCTTATGTGCTGCCGTTGGATTCGTCGTATATACCGCATGGAGCGAATGGAGACAATGGAGGAGACTAGAAATCTTCCGAGATGAATTTCACCACCAGAATATCATGCTCAGGAACCCATTTGATGACAATGCAGACGAAAAAGCTTTGGAACGGGTGGACATATTGGAAACATACCAGATGGTGTTCCACAGGTATCAATCTGGGTTCGGACGGTGGATTAGCCGGCGCATGAGCAGCAATGTACAGAGACAGAGGAGAATTCAGTGGTTAGTGACATACGCTACTACACCGACCGCGCTGACACTCCTTGCAATGGGTCTATGCGGGGTGCTGATGTGCTGCATCCAATACATAATAATAGCTATCGTTTCGAACAAACTACATGGGAAAGACAGCACCAATGCCCTGAAAGAAGTTTCCAGCTCATTGAATGGTACCATGAACCAAGGAATGACAACATGGTCCAATTCTGCGAATCTCTACATCAACGACACCGAATCACACATAAATACGCAGGCGTTCGGTTGGATTCAAAACACGACCGCAACGTTAAACGGCACCGTAACTGACCTGCTGGACGACATCGACAGCGTAATCGCCAAGGCTTTCAACGGCACCATTCTCTACAAGCCCATGGATTCCGTAATGAAATGTGTCATTGGTAACAAACTAGAAACAATATCGAAGGCCCTGGACTGGGTTCACGACACTGCTCACGTGACCTTACCCCGCGTCAATAATACCCAGATTTACGATGCAATCAACAACGAAATGGCCAACGGAACAACAACCAACGCTACAGTATCCACGCCAAACTCGAAATCGAATTCGAATTCGAACTCGATGCTAGACGACCTCCACGCGAATCTTGTCAACAGCGCCACAAAACTGCTGGCGCAGTACAAGAAATCCGTCACCATAGAGCTGATAGTGTCTTTAGTGTTTTTGGCGCTCTATGCAGTCCAAATCCCAATAGCAGCCGTGATCCTGGCCCTTCAAGCAAGAAAAAGGGCACTAGAATAG
- the SKG3 gene encoding Skg3p, whose translation MKRIFSDKLQSSPTLSSAATFLAPPRNLFSDSSSTVGSDKASGKTDSRSRSSSFGRIFSNSSDSGKNGSGLSSKQQPSLPKEQTMNTLSPELIPIVTLLSAQSHRRYHEGVFLILKDLNSDGSPAQRVWKEVYGVLIGTQLALWDARELSNNENDVSKLMDATLKPTYINFTDAQLRMLDPSDTTLQVEKSSRKNIENTIVVSTTLKNRFFLQFSDKDSFHTWVSAFRLSAFEFTLLQEAYTGAFLSTRGAKLSDIKVILADTKFDYEDWVSVRFGAGMPWKRCYAVISQPTKRSKSGKKKYLGQINFYENDKKTKKTKAMATVTDAYAVYAIYPQSPVLIDTSTMIKLEGVITFSKNDTPKDTDIFVMPEKHYAVPGYDTIIRFLIPTMNAFNLYGRPKRLIANKDDPESLLFALPTLPHIHYLQVDDVLPLTKQASSNQWKLQDWRRNLKELLSKKQSSGYTGCGSTAGLAGALQSPAIGSAELFDRSPNSPVFMPVPLLSTTPTESRFEPQVTSPLRLNSTTPSPTDSVPVNANGKSALTNNNASGETSNGQQIPLNDYAVPSIKNDAVSPMDSSPLASLNNTRSFSTPLEQNPVFSNSEPRTFTENRNKTRVVSSNEMDNPNYTSFAQPKPFTTTSSLSKTPNNAPGADSQKPGNGLSNGNARLSDLSQIYDNYRSQKPGSFTSPSQNSNEPDASFDSHNSIVVKDASSAYNEYTGSPKVKKFDISNVGAASSDDVLEDFYQLSKQISALSINSEANKVKEEAKKEEDFDFSGKETSYAVASDNVFDPDYMEENDMLDMESRYTKDDFKNNASTDSLNHDRFYEAHDSVQNSSQMPYNDMASPPSTANSYNSNVNERPENNIEKKQAAIPRSKPVPLHSQLMGQSGSGSGSGANANANANVNVNPVYGGSPAARGAPQTNRRGPQPYPSAQAVHSRPHNAMPKSTSPQRAPVPSENGAMGMQYPRGPNPQQQMPAPQGFQKRAPYSYGAQKTPGSQQRIAPQMMGAPMGAPMGPQPGMTQHRPQGAAGKPMPMQNRYGNSRPAPQQQPLPHQQQYVYSQPQVESYQQYPPNQPYPQKYPVPNDKPRQALNQQYNKPKPSSRGGFSQFMPPQQSNANPYAH comes from the coding sequence atgaagagAATATTTTCAGATAAACTCCAGTCCTCGCCGACGCTATCCTCTGCTGCGACTTTCCTAGCGCCTCCTAGAAACCTGTTTTCGGACAGTTCGAGTACGGTTGGGAGTGACAAGGCGTCCGGCAAGACGGACTCGAGATCGAGGTCATCGTCATTTGGCCGTATATTCAGCAATTCAAGCGATAGTGGCAAGAACGGGTCGGGCCTGTCTTCCAAGCAACAGCCTTCTTTGCCCAAGGAACAGACCATGAACACACTTTCTCCGGAGTTGATACCGATCGTGACGCTACTCTCGGCACAGAGCCACAGAAGATACCACGAAGGTGTGTTTCTGATCCTCAAGGATTTGAACAGTGATGGTTCCCCAGCACAGAGAGTGTGGAAAGAAGTATACGGTGTGCTTATCGGAACACAGTTGGCCCTGTGGGATGCTAGAGAACTATCGAACAATGAAAACGATGTGTCAAAACTGATGGATGCGACGCTGAAGCCAACTTATATTAATTTTACCGATGCACAACTTAGAATGCTCGATCCTAGCGATACCACTCTCCAAGTGGAAAAATCGTCCAGGAAAAACATTGAAAACACAATAGTCGTATCAACCACGTTGAAGAACAGATTCTTCTTGCAATTCTCGGATAAGGACTCGTTTCACACTTGGGTTTCTGCCTTCAGACTCTCTGCTTTCGAGTTCACACTTTTGCAAGAGGCCTACACCGGTGCATTCTTGTCGACCAGAGGTGCCAAGTTGAGTGATATCAAAGTCATCTTGGCTGACACCAAATTCGACTACGAAGATTGGGTTAGTGTGAGATTCGGTGCAGGAATGCCTTGGAAACGTTGCTACGCTGTGATTTCTCAGCCAACGAAGAGAAGCAAAAGTGGTAAGAAGAAATATCTAGGACAGATAAACTTTTAcgaaaatgataaaaagaCTAAAAAGACTAAAGCTATGGCCACGGTCACTGATGCATACGCAGTCTATGCCATATATCCACAATCACCTGTACTAATCGATACGTCTACCATGATCAAGTTAGAAGGTGTCATTACTTTCAGCAAAAACGATACTCCAAAGGATACCGATATATTCGTTATGCCTGAGAAGCATTATGCTGTCCCAGGGTATGATACCATCATCAGATTTTTGATTCCAACAATGAACGCATTTAATTTGTATGGTAGACCCAAGAGATTGATAGCAAACAAAGATGACCCAGAATCTTTACTTTTCGCATTACCTACACTACCTCATATTCATTACTTACAAGTTGATGATGTGTTACCGCTGACAAAGCAGGCAAGCAGCAATCAATGGAAACTGCAAGATTGGAGGAGAAATTTAAAGGAATTGTTAAGTAAGAAACAATCATCGGGTTACACTGGATGCGGTTCTACTGCTGGTTTGGCAGGTGCATTACAATCACCGGCAATTGGATCTGCCGAATTGTTTGACCGCTCACCGAATTCACCAGTTTTCATGCCCGTACCCCTGCTCTCAACAACTCCAACAGAAAGCAGATTTGAACCCCAAGTCACTTCTCCACTAAGACTAAATAGCACCACCCCAAGTCCTACGGACTCTGTTCCTGTTAATGCGAATGGCAAATCGGCTCTGACTAACAACAATGCTAGTGGGGAGACTTCAAATGGCCAACAAATTCCATTAAATGATTATGCAGTACCAAGCATCAAGAATGATGCTGTTTCTCCGATGGATTCGTCTCCATTAGCCTCGCTCAATAATACTAGGTCTTTTTCTACTCCCTTGGAACAAAATCCTGTGTTTTCCAATAGCGAACCAAGGACCTTTACGGAGAACCGCAATAAGACAAGAGTAGTATCTTCAAATGAGATGGACAATCCAAACTACACAAGCTTCGCTCAACCAAAGCCTTTCACAACAACATCGTCATTGTCAAAGACACCAAATAATGCGCCTGGGGCTGATTCCCAAAAACCTGGTAATGGCCTTTCAAATGGTAACGCTAGACTGTCAGATCTGAGTCAAATTTATGACAATTACAGATCTCAAAAACCGGGAAGCTTCACTTCTCCATCCCAAAACTCGAACGAACCGGATGCTTCCTTTGATTCCCATAACTCTATTGTGGTAAAAGATGCATCGAGCGCTTATAACGAATATACAGGCTCTCCTAAGGTTAAGAAATTCGATATATCGAATGTTGGCGCAGCCAGCAGTGATGACGTATTAGAAGACTTTTATCAACTGAGTAAGCAAATTTCTGCCTTGAGCATCAATTCAGAAGCGAACAAGGTCAAGGAGGAAGCTAAGAAGGAGGAAGATTTCGACTTCTCTGGAAAAGAGACTTCCTATGCGGTGGCATCAGATAACGTCTTTGATCCAGATTATATGGAAGAAAACGATATGCTTGATATGGAGTCCAGATACACTAAAGATGACTTTAAAAACAACGCATCTACTGATAGCTTAAACCACGATAGATTTTATGAAGCCCATGACAGTGTTCAAAATTCTAGTCAGATGCCGTACAATGACATGGCTTCTCCCCCTTCAACCGCCAACTCTTACAATTCTAATGTTAACGAGAGGCCAGAAAATaacattgaaaagaaacaggCAGCCATTCCAAGATCCAAGCCTGTGCCATTACATTCTCAATTGATGGGTCAATCAGGTTCAGGTTCAGGTTCAGgtgcaaatgcaaatgcaaatgcaaatgtaAATGTAAACCCTGTATATGGTGGTTCTCCAGCCGCAAGAGGTGCCCCtcaaacaaacagaagaGGCCCACAACCATATCCTTCTGCACAAGCCGTTCATTCGCGCCCACACAATGCAATGCCTAAAAGTACATCTCCTCAGAGAGCTCCTGTCCCATCAGAAAATGGAGCCATGGGTATGCAATACCCAAGGGGACCGAACCCACAACAACAGATGCCGGCTCCGCAAGGTTTCCAAAAGCGCGCACCATATTCTTATGGGGCTCAGAAAACACCGGGCAGTCAACAGCGTATCGCTCCACAAATGATGGGCGCACCAATGGGCGCACCAATGGGACCACAGCCTGGAATGACCCAACATAGACCTCAAGGTGCAGCAGGGAAACCAATGCCAATGCAGAACAGGTATGGTAACTCGAGGCCGGCTCCTCAACAACAGCCATTGccacatcaacaacaatacgTATACTCTCAACCACAGGTCGAGTCTTACCAACAATATCCTCCAAATCAACCATATCCACAGAAATATCCTGTTCCAAATGATAAACCAAGGCAGGCCCTGAACCAACAGTAtaacaaaccaaaacctTCATCGAGAGGTGGATTTTCACAATTCATGCCTCCACAACAATCCAATGCTAATCCATATGCACActaa
- the MDL1 gene encoding ATP-binding cassette permease MDL1 (mitochondrial), translated as MLPLLFSSRYGTQGLQLGLKRAKTLYTPVINVRWRVHPSFGQSRSFSQCKLLWQEEPKSDRPTLKDRVKELRLSPNDSKASGWQDIKRLFLLAKPETKSMLVALLLIIVSSAVSMAVPSVIGKLMDIAKDEHEQTGEEKEETKIFGLSSNQFYAALGGIFVIGALANVGRIVILKVTGERLVARLRTRTMKAALQQDATFLDHNRVGDLISRLSSDAGIVSKSVTQNLSDGTRAVIQGFVGFGMMSYISWKLTCVMMLLAPPLGVMALVYGKRIRNLSRQLQTSVGELTKVSEEQLSATKTIQAYCGEKKEIHRYADEVRRVFDVGFKEALTSGAFFGVTGFVGNVALLALLLTGTSMIKTGLMTVGDLSSFMMYAVYTGSSLFGLSSFYSELMKGAGAAARVFELNDRKPLIHPTIGKDPITLENKPIQFNHVKFSYPTRPEHQIFQDLTFTINPGEHVCIVGPSGGGKSTVASLLLRYYDVNSGEIKIGNDNIKTFNLRKYRRLLGVVQQEPMLFSGTILENILYAVPKELTKNETLIGRAIGQANCTKFLSNFPDGLQTTVGPRGTQLSGGQKQRIALARAFLLDPSILILDEATSALDSQSEEVVAQSLLLRSLKGKTTISIAHRVSTIQHSSRVIVLNKQGTVAETGPFDKLIAIPDSNLNKLLSKEQDTEEDEPSDSEPAKEKQ; from the coding sequence ATGCTCCCTTTATTGTTTAGCTCACGGTATGGTACGCAAGGGTTGCAGTTAGGATTAAAACGTGCTAAAACGTTATATACTCCTGTGATCAATGTAAGATGGAGAGTGCACCCTTCCTTCGGTCAAAGCAGATCTTTCTCTCAATGTAAACTTCTTTGGCAAGAGGAGCCTAAGAGTGATAGGCCTACATTGAAAGATCGTGTCAAAGAGTTGAGACTATCTCCTAATGATTCCAAAGCTTCCGGCTGGCAAGATATAAAGAGACTATTTCTACTTGCCAAACCGGAAACGAAGAGCATGCTAGTGGCATTACTTTTAATTATTGTATCAAGTGCAGTGAGTATGGCAGTTCCAAGCGTCATTGGTAAACTAATGGATATAGCGAAAGATGAACATGAACAAACaggtgaagaaaaagaagaaacaaaaatatttggtCTAAGTTCCAATCAGTTTTATGCAGCCTTAGGCGGTATCTTTGTCATAGGTGCATTGGCCAACGTTGGAAGAATAGTAATATTGAAAGTAACAGGTGAGAGACTAGTAGCTAGACTTAGAACTCGAACCATGAAAGCTGCTTTGCAGCAAGATGCTACATTCTTAGATCATAACCGTGTCGGTGACTTAATATCCAGACTTTCCAGCGATGCCGGTATTGTATCTAAGTCTGTGACTCAGAATTTATCTGATGGTACGAGAGCCGTGATACAAGGTTTTGTAGGCTTTGGTATGATGAGTTATATATCATGGAAGTTAACCTGCGTTATGATGCTTCTCGCTCCTCCATTGGGTGTGATGGCTCTCGTTTACGGTAAGAGAATTAGAAATCTATCAAGGCAGTTGCAAACATCCGTTGGTGAGTTAACCAAAGTGTCGGAGGAACAACTCTCCGCTACTAAAACAATCCAAGCATACTGTGgtgagaagaaagagattcaTCGTTACGCCGATGAAGTCAGGAGAGTTTTTGATGTTGGGTTCAAGGAAGCCTTGACTTCCGGCGCCTTCTTCGGTGTAACTGGTTTCGTCGGAAACGTAGCGCTCTTGGCGCTCTTGTTGACAGGTACTTCTATGATAAAGACTGGATTGATGACCGTAGGGGATTTATCATCATTTATGATGTATGCAGTTTACACTGGTAGCTCGTTATTCGgattatcatcattttaTTCTGAATTGATGAAGGGAGCCGGTGCTGCCGCCCGTGTCTTCGAATTAAATGATAGAAAACCCTTGATACATCCAACGATTGGTAAGGATCCAATAACATTGGAGAATAAGCCTATTCAGTTCAACCACGTCAAATTTTCTTACCCAACTAGGCCTGAGCACCAGATTTTCCAAGATCTAACGTTTACAATCAATCCGGGGGAACATGTTTGCATCGTTGGTCCTTCTGGTGGTGGTAAGTCTACTGTTGCCTCGCTTCTTTTAAGATACTACGATGTCAATTCTGGTGAGATTAAAATCGGTAATGATAACATCAAAACATTCAACCTGAGAAAGTACCGTAGATTATTAGGCGTTGTGCAACAAGAACCAATGCTCTTTAGCGGCACCATTCTGGAAAATATCTTGTATGCTGTTCCAAAGGAACTAACCAAAAACGAAACTCTTATTGGTAGAGCCATTGGTCAGGCTAACTGCACCAAGTTCTTGTCCAATTTCCCTGATGGATTGCAGACTACCGTCGGACCAAGAGGAACCCAATTATCTGGTGGCCAAAAACAGAGAATTGCATTAGCAAGAGCCTTCCTACTGGATCCAAGCATATTAATCCTCGATGAGGCAACAAGTGCACTAGATTCTCAAAGTGAAGAAGTGGTCGCTCAGTCGCTACTCTTGAGATCACTCAAGGGCAAAACTACAATTTCGATCGCTCATAGAGTAAGCACTATCCAGCATAGTTCTCGTGTTATTGTTCTAAATAAACAAGGTACAGTGGCAGAAACGGGTCCATTTGATAAACTAATAGCAATCCCAGACTCgaacttgaacaagttaCTCTCAAAAGAGCAGGacacagaagaagacgaacCGTCAGATTCAGAACCGgcaaaggaaaaacaatGA
- the MET2 gene encoding homoserine O-acetyltransferase encodes MTTVHSALKELDQEELAKSNPFIKLVHGQTIVEVPELELECGITISNFPIAYKTWGYLNEAKDNVLVICHALTGSSDVADWWGPLLGTGLAFDPSKFFVICLNSMGSPYGSFSPLSIDASTGERYGPEFPLCTVRDDVRAHKIVLDSLGVSSIACVIGGSMGGMVALEWSAIYGSEYVKNLVALATSARHSAWCISWSEAQRQSIYSDPKYMDGYYSLDEPPTVGLSAARMSALLTYRSRNSFENKFSRSIPSLQQQQKSGRLDAQTQSQSQSQLTSKKLQDLNKEIHNDGNRSRYPLLSERKPSVSSISSSCSSRESCHSLSSSTSVSSLSKSKSPKQVKPAQTYFSAQSYLRYQGEKFVKRFDANCYISITRKLDTHDLARDRNEEDIANVLESFKQPALIIGISSDGLFTYSEQEFLAAHIPNARLEKINSPEGHDAFLLEFKLINKLIKDFLAKNCKELVESEGRLWQDNVEVVTNSVFGEAEEVTNW; translated from the coding sequence ATGACTACAGTACATAGCGCATTAAAAGAGCTTGACCAAGAAGAGTTGGCCAAGAGCAATCCATTTATCAAGTTAGTACATGGCCAAACGATTGTAGAAGTACCTGAGTTAGAGCTTGAGTGCGGAATAACTATTAGCAACTTTCCTATTGCTTACAAGACATGGGGGTATTTGAATGAGGCTAAGGATAATGTCTTAGTGATTTGTCATGCTTTGACCGGGTCATCTGATGTAGCGGACTGGTGGGGACCTTTGTTGGGCACAGGGTTAGCGTTTGATCCTTCGAAGTTCTTTGTGATTTGCTTGAATTCTATGGGATCTCCTTACGGGTCTTTTTCGCCGTTGTCCATCGATGCATCGACAGGCGAGAGGTACGGACCGGAGTTTCCACTTTGTACAGTCAGAGATGATGTAAGAGCTCACAAGATAGTCCTTGATTCTCTTGGCGTAAGTTCGATTGCATGTGTCATTGGGGGTTCCATGGGTGGTATGGTTGCACTTGAATGGTCCGCCATTTACGGTTCGGAGTATGTGAAGAATTTGGTTGCTTTGGCAACATCTGCTAGACACTCAGCATGGTGCATCTCTTGGTCGGAGGCTCAGAGACAATCAATATACTCGGATCCAAAATACATGGATGGTTATTACTCTCTAGACGAACCACCAACTGTTGGATTATCAGCAGCCAGAATGTCTGCTCTTTTGACCTATCGTTCAAGGAATagttttgaaaacaaattCTCTAGATCAATACCGTCattgcaacaacaacaaaagtCAGGTCGTCTAGATGCACAGACACAAAGCCAGTCGCAATCACAGTTAACATCTAAAAAATTGCAAGACCTCAACAAGGAAATTCACAACGACGGTAATCGTTCCAGATATCCTCTATTAAGTGAGAGAAAGCCCAGTGTATCATCgatttcctcttcttgctcATCAAGAGAATCCTGTCACTCGCTATCCTCATCTACTTCGGTATCGTCTCTAAGCAAGTCAAAAAGCCCAAAACAAGTTAAGCCAGCACAGACGTACTTCTCAGCGCAATCATATCTACGATACCAAGGTGAGAAGTTTGTAAAACGTTTTGATGCTAATTGTTACATTTCTATTACAAGAAAACTAGACACCCACGATTTAGCCCGTGAtagaaatgaagaagatatcgCAAACGTTTTGGAGTCGTTCAAGCAACCAGCATTAATCATTGGTATATCTTCTGACGGACTGTTCACGTATTCTGAACAAGAGTTTTTGGCAGCTCACATTCCTAACGCTAGATTGGAGAAGATAAACTCACCAGAGGGTCACGATGCCTTCTTGTTAGAATTCAAACTAATTAACAAACTCATTAAGGACTTCCTTGCTAAGAACTGTAAAGAGCTTGTTGAGTCAGAGGGGCGTCTTTGGCAGGATAATGTCGAAGTTGTAACAAACTCTGTATTTGGAGAAGCCGAGGAGGTTACAAATTGGTAA